In the genome of Cheilinus undulatus linkage group 6, ASM1832078v1, whole genome shotgun sequence, one region contains:
- the polh gene encoding DNA polymerase eta, whose amino-acid sequence MEYGKERVVALVDMDCFYVQVEQRINPDLRNTPCVVAQYKTWKGGSIIAVSYEARAHGVTRNMWVDDAKKLCTDLQVARVRESHGKADLTHYREASVEVIEVMSRFAVIERASIDEAYMDLTAAVQQRLKTMTDKHIDPQLLKTTYIQGFPQNQEASAEEAALDKEEQRSRGLLQWLESSSVALLGGQTSAELQLTVGALIVEEMRAAVEKVTGFRCSAGISHNKVLAKLACGLNKPNRQTVLPLDSVTELFNSLPISKIRNLGGKLGASITETLGVENMGDLTGFTKAHLEQHFGEKTGQWLYDLCRGIEFEAVKPRQLPKSIGCSKNFPGKTSLATKEQVQYWLHQLALELEERLTKDKDANGRVAKLLTVGVRQLGDKKQSSFSRCCALVRYEATKISTDSFAIIKSLNAAGNHQAAWSPPLTMLHLSASKFNDAPSAGGIAGFLSSNVPSTQLSTQQPSQVKNDLACKQPSAIQSFFQKAAKKQSQRVKKDVEEEDEDEDFTIIQSTSLKTSATDTQLETDTKRHVSQLSFSHSKNGLPSPNSGISSFFQKKSLERSSQTSSPCSKVEAGQASELDVEEDVEDADPVVSGLQEQHTSEITPHKLLCETVDNDTDPEINNPPPNVATEDLITCERCGKEVLVWDMPEHNDYHFALDLQNSLSSSTSAASISSPVSASSNVSPAPLRVGAAGTAQSSRGKTKGRGQSGPQPKRQKSGGSTGTLDAFFKRN is encoded by the exons ATGGAGTACGGAAAAGAAAGGGTGGTGGCGTTAGTGGACATGGACTGTTTCTACGTCCAGGTGGAGCAGAGGATCAACCCAGATTTGAGAAATACCCCTTGTGTGGTGGCCCAGTACAAGACGTGGAAAGGAGGCAG TATCATAGCTGTGAGCTACGAAGCTCGGGCCCATGGTGTCACAAGGAACATGTGGGTGGACGATGCAAAAAAACTGTGCACAGATCTCCAGGTGGCACGAGTGCGTGAGTCTCATGGCAAGGCAGACCTGACACA TTACAGAGAAGCTAGTGTGGAAGTGATTGAGGTGATGTCCCGCTTTGCTGTGATTGAGAGAGCCAGCATAGATGAGGCCTACATGGATCTGACTGCTGCTGTACAGCAGAGGCTGAAAACGATGACCGACAAACACATTGATCCACAGCTGCTGAAGACAACCTACATTCAGGGGTTCCCACAAAACCAGGAAGCATCTGCAGAGGAAGCTGCCTTAGATAAAG AGGAGCAGAGGTCCAGAGGTCTCCTCCAGTGGCTGGAATCCTCGTCTGTTGCCCTACTTGGAGGGCAGACTTCAGCAGAACTGCAGCTAACTGTGGGTGCACTCATTGTGGAGGAAATGAGGGCAGCAGTGGAGAAAGTCACAGGTTTCCGTTGTTCAGCAGGGATATCACACAACAAG GTTTTGGCCAAACTAGCCTGTGGTCTAAACAAGCCTAACAGACAAACTGTGCTGCCTTTGGACTCAGTGACAGAACTTTTCAACTCTCTACCCATCAGCAAGAT CCGCAACCTGGGGGGTAAACTGGGAGCCTCCATTACAGAAACTCTTGGAGTAGAAAACATGGGAGATCTTACTGGCTTCACTAAGGCACACCTAGAACAACACTTTGGAGAAAAGACAGG TCAGTGGCTGTACGATTTATGCCGGGGAATTGAGTTTGAAGCAGTGAAACCCAGACAGCTTCCCAAGTCCATTGGCTGCAGTAAAAACTTCCCTGGGAAGACCTCGCTGGCTACAAAAGAGCAG GTTCAGTACTGGCTTCATCAACTGGCCTTAGAGCTGGAGGAGAGACTGACCAAGGACAAAGATGCG AATGGTCGAGTGGCTAAGTTACTGACAGTCGGTGTGCGTCAGCTCGGAGATAAGAAGCAGAGCAGTTTCTCTCGCTGTTGTGCTTTAGTGCGCTATGAAGCCACCAAAATATCAACTGACAGCTTTGCCATTATCAAGAGTCTCAACGCAGCAGGGAACCACCAGGCAGCATG GTCTCCACCCCTCACGATGCTCCATCTCTCAGCGAGCAAATTTAATGATGCCCCGTCAGCAGGGGGCATTGCAGGCTTTCTCTCCAGCAATGTCCCATCAACCCAGCTCTCCACACAGCAACCATCTCAAGTGAAAAATGACTTGGCATGCAAACAACCCAGCGCCATCCAGTCCTTCttccaaaaagcagcaaagaaacaaagtcagagggttaaaaaagatgtggaggaggaggatgaagatgaagatttCACAATTATCCAATCAACGTCACTTAAAACCTCCGCTACTGATACTCAGTTGGAGACAGACACCAAAAGGCACGTTTCTCAATTGTCTTTCTCtcactcaaaaaatgggctgccAAGCCCCAATTCTGGCATTTCCTCTTTCTTCCAGAAGAAAAGTCTTGAAAGAAGCTCGCAGACCTCTTCTCCATGTAGTAAGGTGGAAGCAGGACAGGCTTCTGAGCTGGATGTTGAGGAAGACGTTGAAGATGCTGATCCTGTTGTTTCAGGCTTACAGGAGCAGCACACCTCAGAGATTACACCTCACAAGTTGCTGTGTGAAACAGTTGACAACGACACTGATCCAGAGATAAATAACCCTCCTCCAAATGTGGCCACAGAAGACCTGATAACTTGTGAGCGCTGCGGTAAAGAGGTGCTGGTCTGGGACATGCCTGAACACAATGACTATCACTTTGCTCTAGACCTCCAGAATTCACTCTCCTCATCCACCAGTGCAGCCAGCATCTCTTCTCCTGTTTCTGCTTCTTCTAATgtctctccagctcctcttaGAGTTGGAGCAGCAGGCACAGCCCAGTCCTCCAGAGGAAAGACAAAAGGCAGAGGCCAGTCGGGACCACAACCAAAGAGGCAGAAATCAGGAGGAAGTACAGGCACACTGGATGCCTTTTTCAAGAGGAACTga
- the LOC121511275 gene encoding uncharacterized protein LOC121511275, whose protein sequence is MTAFEGGSATVLCHYKYVDMKGWCQLGSTCVTEHTGTIGGATVIINDTIPGIYNVTMSGLTTANSGWYLCNSEAFQMPVHLRVHELTSTTAGTTITINTNFTGTLPATTQPSFIQTNASLTTNSNGYPASGGSLQDKHKISTEVMILIIALVSLLLFITAALIGWRMIKHRKTKPVVGDICMSPRPENDPALLYATISHDKHGAAQEKNHEPEESVMYSTIIMKDHLQVCDKVEPSDGSVIYSTVKPTEK, encoded by the exons ATGACAGCGTTCGAAGGAGGAAGTGCGACTGTTTTGTGCCACTATAAATATGTAGACATGAAAGGTTGGTGTCAGCTGGGAAGCACCTGTGTTACAGAACACACAGGAACAATAGGTGGAGCAACAGTCATCATCAATGATACAATCCCAGGTATTTACAATGTGACCATGAGTGGACTGACAACAGCAAACAGCGGCTGGTATTTGTGCAACAGTGAAGCTTTTCAGATGCCAGTCCATTTAAGGGTTCATGAATTGACCTCAACAACCGCAGGCACCACAATAACCATCAACACAA ACTTTACAGGGACACTGCCAGCAACTACTCAGCCTTCGTTCATTCAAACAAATGCATCTTTAACAACAAACTCCAATGGTTATCCAGCAAGTGGAGGGAGCCTGCAAGATAAACACAAGAT CTCCACTGAAGTGATGATTCTCATCATTGCCCTTGTCTCACTGCTGCTGTTCATTACTGCAGCTTTGATTGGATGGAGGATGATAAAACATA GAAAGACCAAACCTGTGGTGGGTGACATCTGCATG AGCCCTCGACCTGAGAACGACCCTGCACTCCTCTATGCTACTATCAGTCATGATAAACATGGAGCAGCCCAGGAGAAg AACCATGAACCTGAAGAAAGCGTGATGTACAGCACCATTATAATGAAGGATCATCTTCAAGTATGTGACAAG GTTGAACCATCAGATGGAAGTGTGATCTACAGCACAGTGAAACCTACAGAAAAGTAG